A DNA window from Helianthus annuus cultivar XRQ/B chromosome 15, HanXRQr2.0-SUNRISE, whole genome shotgun sequence contains the following coding sequences:
- the LOC110912501 gene encoding protein usf: MATSDLKKIQIQREDITFDAYVVGKDDAPGIVVIQEWWGVDFEIKNHAFKISQLGYKALIPDLYHGKVGLDAAEAQHLMDGLDWPGSVKDIQASVNWLKANGSQKVGVTGYCMGGALTIASSVLISGIDAGVAFYGVPPPQLADPAEAKVPIQAHFGELDNIVGFSDIKAAKALEEKLKASGTPYEVHVYPGVTHAFMNTSVEGNARRKGMGMIDDNEAAADLAWSRFQSWMNRYLSA; this comes from the exons ATGGCTACCTCCGACCTCAAGAAAATACAGATTCAACGAGAAGACATC ACATTTGATGCATATGTGGTTGGCAAAGACGACGCTCCTGGAATTGTCGTGATTCAGGAGTGGTGGGGAGTTGATTTTGAGATCAAGAACCACGCCTTTAAAATTTCCCAACTCGGCTACAAAGCACTTATTCCTGA TTTGTACCATGGAAAGGTTGGTCTTGATGCTGCAGAAGCACAACATTTGATGGACGGTCTTGACTGGCCAGGTTCTGTGAAGGATATCCAGGCTTCCGTTAACTGGCTCAAGGCCAATGGCTCACAAAAG GTTGGTGTGACTGGATATTGTATGGGTGGTGCTCTTACTATTGCAAGTTCTGTATTAATCTCCGGGATTGATGCTGGTGTAGCATTCTATGGAGTTCCTCCTCCACAGCTTGCAGATCCTGCCGAAGCTAAAGTACCTATACAAGCTCATTTTGGAGAACTTGACAATATCGTTGGATTTTCAGATATTAAG GCTGCTAAAGCTTTGGAGGAGAAACTGAAGGCATCGGGGACGCCATACGAGGTACATGTATACCCTGGAGTGACACATGCATTTATGAACACTTCCGTAGAAGGCAACGCGAGGAGAAAAGGTATGGGAATGATAGATGACAACGAGGCTGCTGCTGACTTGGCATGGTCTCGTTTCCAGTCTTGGATGAACCGTTACTTGTCAGCCTGA